GTTGAAGATATCTAACCCAAATTTTTAACGAAATGAATATTATTAACAAAATCCTCAACGTCGACGATTATTATTTCGACGTGTTTATGTCTATCTCGGAAGCGCTTTCCGGGTTTACTGTAAATGAATTACAATCTACAGGCTTGGCAGAAACCTATTACACCTACGTTCTGAAAAGCTTGGAAGCGGCTACTTTCGTAGAATTCCTTACTGTTTCTAAAAATATTCTTGAAAATTCTTCTGATGAAGATCAGTTGAAAAACGCCATTCAATCCGAAATTATTGCCAACCCCGGAATGAATGATATTGCCGGAAAAGTGATCACCATGTGGTATTTGGGAACCTGGGAAGGAGCTTATATCAATGATCTTTCTTACAAAGAAGGTCTTGTCTGGAACCTGATGCATTCTCATCCGCCCGGAGCAAAACAACCTGGCTACAAATCGTGGAATATTAAACCTGTAAACAGCAACTCATGAATCCAACCAATAACAAAAAAGATGTAATCATCGTAGGAACGGGGATCGCAGGATCATTAATTGCAAAACTGCTGTCTGATCATGTATTTGATGTAGCAAAAGGTAAAATGATCCACCGTGCAGATGCAGGAAAATCGGATAATATCAAGGAAATATCAATACTCATGTACGAAGCCGGATTGGAAGCCGGTCTTGAACTGGATTCTGTATCTTCAATGACTACTTACAATGAGTATATCCGTACTTTCTACAGAGAAGAAGCTAAAGTTCCCAACTCTCCTTATCCGAATTTGAAGCAGGCACCTTCTCCAAATGTTCTCGATATGGAACACATCATTCAGCCGTTTCCTGATAAAAAGGGGTATCTGGTACAATTCGGGCCAATGCCGTTTGCAAGTGACGCCATCAGAGTGGGAGGCGGAACTACTCTTCACTGGCTGGGAACTACCCCAAGAATGCTTCCGAATGATTTTAAACTTACAGAGAAATATGGCATTACGATTCCTCAGCCAAATTCTGATAAACCAAGTCCTGTTAATTGGCCGATAGATTATGAAGAATTAAGGCCTTATTATGAAATGGCAGAATTTGAAATCGGGGTTTCCGGAGATGTTTCAAGACAGGAATATCCAATTTCTGAAAATATGGAGCAATACTATGGAGATTATGTATTCCCGATGGAAGAAATTCCGCAAAGTTATATGGATCATAAGATCATTGAAGGTCTTAAAGGTACGAGCGTAAAGCTAAGCTCCGGAGAAATTCCTTTGATGATGGTACCTTCTCCTCAGGGAAGAAATTCTATTCCGAATCCAAAATACGGAAAAACAAAGATCATTAAGGCGGAACCGAAAGATTCCGGATATAAACTGGTTTTAGACAGTTCTGAAAAAGAAGAGTATAAAGCTCTTGGTTCTGTATGGAATCCTTATATGGGAGAACGTTGTGAGGGAAATGCTTCCTGCGTTCCGATCTGTCCTGTTCAGGCTAAATACAATGCTTTAAAAACATTAAAAAAAGCGTTGTATAAGCTTAATGATAATGAAAACCTTAAGCGTAATCCATACATGCAGGTTCAGGCACAGAGTGTGGTTTACAGATTAAGTGTTGACCAGAACGATAAGGATAAAATCTCAAAGGTTCATCTGAGAAGATATACTTCAAAAGAGAAAACAGATTTCGTTGAAGAATCTATTGATACTTCAGATGCTATTGTGATTCTGGCTGCCAATGCTTTTGAAAATCCAAAAATCCTGCTGAATTCCAAATATACAGTTAATAATGTTGTAAAAACGGCGGCCAACAGCAGTGATCAGGTGGGAAGAAACCTGATGGATCATATGGTAATGCTTACGTGGGGACTTTTCCCTGAACCGGTGTATCCATACAGAGGTCCTGGTTCTACCACCAATATCTCGTCTTTCCGTGATGGAGATTTCAGAGGTGAATTTTCTGCGTGGATCTCTCCGCTTGACAATTGGGGCTGGGGCTGGCCGGCATTTTCTCCGGGATCTGATGTTGGATATTTTATCAGCCAGAAGCTTTTCGGAACAGAATTAAGAAAAGAGCTTACCAACAGACTTTCAAAACAGGTTTTATTTCATTTTGAAATTGAGCAGTTACCTAATCCAAATAACAGAGTTACCATTAATGATCAGTATTTAGATGTTCTTGGAATTCCACGCCCTGTTATTCATTATGAACTGACAGAATACGAGATGAAGGCTATGGAACAGGCAAAAAATGCTTCTGATCAGATGTTCAAAAAATTAAATATTGATGATTTCACAAAATATACTGCTGAAGACAAGAATTCTGTGATGTACAATGGAGTAAGATATTCTTACAACGGAGCCGGCCATATTGTGGGAACTCACAGAATGGGTTCTACAGCAGAGGATTCTGTAACCAACAGTTATTGTAAAGCTTGGGATCACCCGAATTTATACATCGTAGGAGCAGGAAACATGACCACTTTAGGAACTTCAAATCCTACTTTAACATTATCAGCATTCACAATCCGTTCAGTAGAATCTATTCTTGCTGATCTTGAAACTCAACTTAAAAAATAATAACATGAGACAAAGACTTATCAATAAAACAGCACAACCACAGGAAACATTAACAGCAGGAAGAATGGCAAGCAGAAGTACTGTCGTTGCAGATGCCGTTTCATTACCTTCTTTATTATTTGATTCAGCACTTAGCAAAGAAGACTGGATTGAAGGATTAAAACATCACAGCAAAACAGTGACTTCTCTTTTACTGAATGATCAGATTGATGATTTTAATGCTTATCTGGAATCTCAGTTCAGCTCCGAAGTTTCTGAATCAAAAAAAGGATTGACTGAAATTGATTATAAACCTATTTTACAGGATCTTTTACAGACGGCAATCCTAATTGAGCATTCTACCATTCCACCTTATCTTACAGCTTTGTATTCCATCAAGGATGGAACTAATGCTTTAGCTTCACAAATCATCCGAAGTGTTGCTGTGGAAGAAATGCTTCACCTCATCATGGTTTGTAATGTATTGAATGCAATTGACATCCAGCCATCTGTCAACAAACAGGAGAACTACCCTACTTATCCAATGAAATTACCCATGAATGTTGATTTCTATGTAGGACTGGAAACATTCTCAAGTAACAGTATTGCAACTTTTATTGCCATTGAAAGTCCAGGAAACCCTTTGGTAAAAGCTCCGAAATATGACAACGAAACAGGTTCTTCAGCATTATATTCCCAAAGAGCTGCCGTACAGGATACCACCTTGTGGACCCTTGAAAACATGAAAGGTTTCATCATGGAAAATGTCCATACTATTGGTGAATATTATGATGTTTTATTCTTCTATATTGTTATTTTCCAAATCATTGCTTATTACAAAGAACATGGAACTCTTCCGAAGAATTTTGAAGAATTAAATACCGGAGGAATTTTCACAGGAAATCCTGCAAAGCAAATCCGTCCTGAGCAATACTATGGAAGTGGCGGAAAATTACATTCTGTAGAAGCAGTAGCTGGAGTAATTGCTGTTTTCCAGGAAATCAAAGGACAGGGTGAAGGTGCTGACGATTCTATTTTCGATGTTGATCCGTCTCAATTCGAAGAAGGGATGGAACTGGCTCATTATTTCAGATTTAAAGAAGTATTCCATGAGCATTTCTATCTTGGTGGAAACTACGGGCCTTTTATGGATGAAAACGGTATGATGCCTGTTACTACTCCACCAAACGGAAAAGACTTACCTGTTGACTGGAATGAAGCATATCCTATGAAGCCTAATCCTAAAGTGGAAGATTATATTAAAAACAAAGAACTATATGCACAGGGCATAGAGTTTAATAAAACATACAGACGTTTATTAGACGCTATACAAAGTGCTGTGGAAGGAAACCAAAGAGAATTGGAAAAATCCATTATGTACATGTATGCATTGAAAGAACAGGCTGTTAACCTGATGAAACAACCATTGGATTCACAAAGCAATGCAGGGCCAACTTTTGAATACACCGATTTATAACCATAAAAACGATATATCATGTTTAAAAGAAAAAAAGAAAGTCCCCAAGCGGGAGAAGAACAGTTGCTCCGTAAAATGCCAGGCCAAAATGAAATTAATCTGGCTGAGCTAATGGATGGATATTCAAAACTTCTTATCGATGATCCGGTAAGACCATTCCGAGAAGACAATCTGCAGGCAATAGAGAATAGCGTAGATTATGGAATTCTGGCAGCACTGTCTGGTACATGGGTAAGTTATAATGTTAATTACAATAAAGATATTACTAAACCTTCATTAGCAAGCGGGGTGCATACTACCATTATGCCTTCCCCTGGAACCAATTCAGGGACCATACCCGGAAAATTTGCTTTTGATAGTGAAGAATATATCGAGAAGCTAACATTTTCCATTGTCCCGGGCGGAGTTCGTAACCGCGGTGGTGCCAGTGAACTCTTCTGTGGAGCTGTTAAGTATGAGCAAAGTATTAAAAGTGTCAATACTGTAGAGGGACAGGAAGCTTTAAAATACACCCCCATCCATGAAGAAAACGGAATGTATCTCTGGCTGAGTGATGTCTACAACCATGCGGCAACTAAAGAATCTATTGAAAGAGACCGCGGTATTCATGCCGTTTCAACGGAAGATGCTAAAAAGTATGGCTATACAGGAGAATACAGAGATGAACCTCTTGTAAGAATAACACCTGACGGAGAGCAAAACCCTCAGTATATTCTTCAAAGCCAGCTGCAGCCGGGACAGCCTTATTATGAGATAGTTCCGGCACAGGAAATAAAGCCTGGAGCAGGACTTGACGGTCCTTATTTTATCCCGGACTACTCTATCTCAAGAAGCGGTGTTATTCCTCATGGAAGTACCATTACTTTATTAGGAGATATTATTCCTCAAAATAAAGATAATACAACGTTTTATTTAATTGAAGGTTCTCCTAGTTTCCCTTATGGTAAAGAGGCATGGGATACCAACCATCTTTCCATTTCCCGTACAATGGGAAACGCAGGGGTAACACCTGAAAAAATTATTGATCTTGATAAGCCCGCACCGGATTGGGTTCATGAAACACTTAATGATGATAATGATCCGGGATCAAATAAGATCTACACCCAGAGAATACTCGCACATGATTTATATCCTTATTCTGTACGACCTGATCTTAGGCTCAGGGATACATTAAGAGGTCAGAAGGTCAGCAATCACGTACATGTGAGAATGTCTTCCAAAATGAAAACCGGAGCGCAGGGAGGTATTTTAAATGTTCCTTTTGTAAACCGTTTCGTTCCGACTGTTGAAGTGGATATGGATATGTGGATTGAAACCATTATTGAAGATGGGAAAGAAATTCTTCAGCTGCAATATGAGCAAATTGTATTCTTTGAATTTGATTTTGGAAATGACGGAGGTACCACAAGCTGGCCTCACATCCAGGTTAATACACTTCGTAAACTAGAAGATATTCCTGAGGATCAAAGAAAAGTGATTGAAGAGCAGTTCTTTAATACTGCCGGAAATTCCAGCGCAGCTTCAGGATGTCCTTATCATAAAGGATAAAATTACTCATCAATATGATACAAAAAAGAGGCAGATTATTGCCTCTTTTTTTATCTTTTCTATGATATATTAAAGATTCTCGTAGGTCTGATCCACCATAAAGGATATCGCTTTTTTGATCTTTTCACGTCCTTCAGGTGTATTGGTGTCTATCCCGCAGAAAATACTGCCATTCAGAGAGGCGAACATATTGAGGTAATAAAGCCCTGAAACCATAATCGCCATGATAGATCGATAGGTATCCATTTTATCTTTGAAACGGGATTCCATCAATAATTTAAAGATATATTCCCCGTTTTCTTCCTGGGTATCAATTAGTTTTTTTAATGATTTTCTAGGTTCGGATATGGTCCACAGCAATAGTTTCTGAGCCTCTTTATTAGTGTATACGTGATCAAATTGTGAAAGCAGCATATGCTCGATAAATTCTCTTCCTCCATCTTCCAGGTTCGGTTTCATCTTTTCCACTTCCTCACTGGTTGCTTTCACCCAAAAATCTTGTGTACGAACATATTCGTCCATCAGACCATCCATACCACCAAAATAGGTGTAGATCATTTTCTTATCTACTCCGGCAGTTGCAGCGATATCATTTATCTTCAATCCTGCATGTCCTTTCGTTTTCAGAATTTTCCCAACTGCATCTAAAAATTTTTTCTTACTGCGTTCTTTATTTCTAATACTCCCTGATGCTGACTTTCTTTCCATGACTAAACATTCAATATACAAGTTTAAGGAATTTTTTTATCATTTTAGACACTACCAAGTGTCTAATTTCAACTATTTGTATATATTTGTACAAACTAAAACCATTTAGATAAAACACTATTGAGATTGAAAAATTAAAAACCATTTAGATTGTATCGCTAGTTCCCTCAGTTTAAAGAACATAAACAACTGAGGGGGAAACCCAACCAAACAGCATCAATTTCTATAATGGTATTATCTTTATTCTCAAAGAGCTGTTATGATAATAAATAAAACACTTTTCAATAGATATTTATTGGCTTATTCCTTTCAATTGCTGACATGCAGCCTTTATTTTGAAAAAGGATTTCTGTTTTTTGTTATATGATTAAATTAAAATATGAGCATCAATCAAAGAATAATTTCTTTCATGATAAAATTAATAATCTGAAAATCAAATAATTAAATTAAATTTTAAAAAAAATTAGGTAATTATACGCCAGTTTACACCAGCTTAGTTAAAAATAAGAGGACTCAATTAAGTCCTCTTTTATTTTCTAATATTTTGATTTTTTCTTTTAAAGAATCAATCTGTCTATTTAATTGTTCTTTTTCAATACTGGATTTATCCTTATCTCTGTTGAGTTTATAATTCAAAACTCCAATAACAGCCATTGATATTCCAAAAACTATTGATAATATAATTGGAATGATTTTAAACCAATCTCTTTTAGGCTCAAGACTTTTCAGGTATTTAAAATGTCCTCCCTTTTCTTTTACTAATCTTCCCTTTTCTGTTAGTACATAGACTGCATTACCCCCAGGAGGATGTTCTATGTAACCCAATTTTTCCATCATCATTTGTATTTCATTATTAACACTCGTGATTTTTGGACTTTTAAATTCTGGTTCAATTATTTTGTAAAATTCATAAGGACGAAAGTAATCGAATAAGGGAAATAAAACTATCAGTTTATCAATGTATTCATAAACTTTAGCTTCCTTTTCTTCACCTGAAAAGTAAATTACTTTCTTGTATGGCTTTAATCCTGGCATAAACAATTAAAACTACTTATCTTTCTTTTTAGGTTTAAAGTTTAAAACCTTTTTCATATTCAAATCGAATTCCACTAATTTAAGCACATGTTTGCCATCAACTAAAGGAATATTGTCTATGTAAATTATTTCAGTGCCATCGAATGCAAAATATTCATAATTTTTCTTTATATCTTCAACATAAAAATAATCTACACCATCTTTTGTAATGTATCTCACATTTTTTTCTTTAAGTGCTTCACCTAATGACATAATTCTTTATACTTAGTTCGGACATTTGAATTTGACAACAAATATCTGAATTTTTCTTGGTCGGTGACCTTTCTCAGGTTAAATCTATACACAAATTCATCAACATATTTTTGAAGATGCTTTTTTGAAACGTGATTATACATTCCTGAAACACTTCTTTTAAGTATGTTCCAACTTCCTTCTATATTATTTGTGTGTACATTATTGTCCTGCAAACTTACATACTCTTTTTTAGAATGATCTATAATTCTATGATCGTAATGTTTATTCAATCCGTTATAAGCCCACCATTCATCAGTAATGATTGTTTGGGTTGTAGGTTTGACATACTTATAAATAAATGGTTGAATACTTTTTCTTTTTGTATCAGGTACAACAAAAGCATTCATCTTACCATCTCTTTGTAACATTCCCATCACAGGAACTTTATCTTTAAAACTTCGCCCTTGTGAGTGTGGAACTTTCTTGTCTTTGTGACGG
The window above is part of the Chryseobacterium sp. MA9 genome. Proteins encoded here:
- a CDS encoding GMC oxidoreductase, translating into MNPTNNKKDVIIVGTGIAGSLIAKLLSDHVFDVAKGKMIHRADAGKSDNIKEISILMYEAGLEAGLELDSVSSMTTYNEYIRTFYREEAKVPNSPYPNLKQAPSPNVLDMEHIIQPFPDKKGYLVQFGPMPFASDAIRVGGGTTLHWLGTTPRMLPNDFKLTEKYGITIPQPNSDKPSPVNWPIDYEELRPYYEMAEFEIGVSGDVSRQEYPISENMEQYYGDYVFPMEEIPQSYMDHKIIEGLKGTSVKLSSGEIPLMMVPSPQGRNSIPNPKYGKTKIIKAEPKDSGYKLVLDSSEKEEYKALGSVWNPYMGERCEGNASCVPICPVQAKYNALKTLKKALYKLNDNENLKRNPYMQVQAQSVVYRLSVDQNDKDKISKVHLRRYTSKEKTDFVEESIDTSDAIVILAANAFENPKILLNSKYTVNNVVKTAANSSDQVGRNLMDHMVMLTWGLFPEPVYPYRGPGSTTNISSFRDGDFRGEFSAWISPLDNWGWGWPAFSPGSDVGYFISQKLFGTELRKELTNRLSKQVLFHFEIEQLPNPNNRVTINDQYLDVLGIPRPVIHYELTEYEMKAMEQAKNASDQMFKKLNIDDFTKYTAEDKNSVMYNGVRYSYNGAGHIVGTHRMGSTAEDSVTNSYCKAWDHPNLYIVGAGNMTTLGTSNPTLTLSAFTIRSVESILADLETQLKK
- a CDS encoding ferritin-like protein; amino-acid sequence: MRQRLINKTAQPQETLTAGRMASRSTVVADAVSLPSLLFDSALSKEDWIEGLKHHSKTVTSLLLNDQIDDFNAYLESQFSSEVSESKKGLTEIDYKPILQDLLQTAILIEHSTIPPYLTALYSIKDGTNALASQIIRSVAVEEMLHLIMVCNVLNAIDIQPSVNKQENYPTYPMKLPMNVDFYVGLETFSSNSIATFIAIESPGNPLVKAPKYDNETGSSALYSQRAAVQDTTLWTLENMKGFIMENVHTIGEYYDVLFFYIVIFQIIAYYKEHGTLPKNFEELNTGGIFTGNPAKQIRPEQYYGSGGKLHSVEAVAGVIAVFQEIKGQGEGADDSIFDVDPSQFEEGMELAHYFRFKEVFHEHFYLGGNYGPFMDENGMMPVTTPPNGKDLPVDWNEAYPMKPNPKVEDYIKNKELYAQGIEFNKTYRRLLDAIQSAVEGNQRELEKSIMYMYALKEQAVNLMKQPLDSQSNAGPTFEYTDL
- a CDS encoding peroxidase, FMP-type yields the protein MFKRKKESPQAGEEQLLRKMPGQNEINLAELMDGYSKLLIDDPVRPFREDNLQAIENSVDYGILAALSGTWVSYNVNYNKDITKPSLASGVHTTIMPSPGTNSGTIPGKFAFDSEEYIEKLTFSIVPGGVRNRGGASELFCGAVKYEQSIKSVNTVEGQEALKYTPIHEENGMYLWLSDVYNHAATKESIERDRGIHAVSTEDAKKYGYTGEYRDEPLVRITPDGEQNPQYILQSQLQPGQPYYEIVPAQEIKPGAGLDGPYFIPDYSISRSGVIPHGSTITLLGDIIPQNKDNTTFYLIEGSPSFPYGKEAWDTNHLSISRTMGNAGVTPEKIIDLDKPAPDWVHETLNDDNDPGSNKIYTQRILAHDLYPYSVRPDLRLRDTLRGQKVSNHVHVRMSSKMKTGAQGGILNVPFVNRFVPTVEVDMDMWIETIIEDGKEILQLQYEQIVFFEFDFGNDGGTTSWPHIQVNTLRKLEDIPEDQRKVIEEQFFNTAGNSSAASGCPYHKG
- a CDS encoding TetR/AcrR family transcriptional regulator, producing the protein MERKSASGSIRNKERSKKKFLDAVGKILKTKGHAGLKINDIAATAGVDKKMIYTYFGGMDGLMDEYVRTQDFWVKATSEEVEKMKPNLEDGGREFIEHMLLSQFDHVYTNKEAQKLLLWTISEPRKSLKKLIDTQEENGEYIFKLLMESRFKDKMDTYRSIMAIMVSGLYYLNMFASLNGSIFCGIDTNTPEGREKIKKAISFMVDQTYENL
- a CDS encoding IS1595 family transposase; the encoded protein is MFNTNIKSVFELTQTFSTEQDCIDYLEMLKWNKLPVSPFDENSKVYKCKNNQYRCKNTGKYFNIKTGTMFENSKVSLRKWFMAIWLVTSHKKGISSIQLGKDIGVRQATAWFMLQRIRACFGIENNNELEGIVECDETFIGGKNKNRHKDKKVPHSQGRSFKDKVPVMGMLQRDGKMNAFVVPDTKRKSIQPFIYKYVKPTTQTIITDEWWAYNGLNKHYDHRIIDHSKKEYVSLQDNNVHTNNIEGSWNILKRSVSGMYNHVSKKHLQKYVDEFVYRFNLRKVTDQEKFRYLLSNSNVRTKYKELCH